One part of the Gossypium raimondii isolate GPD5lz chromosome 1, ASM2569854v1, whole genome shotgun sequence genome encodes these proteins:
- the LOC105786809 gene encoding LOW QUALITY PROTEIN: pentatricopeptide repeat-containing protein At5g40410, mitochondrial (The sequence of the model RefSeq protein was modified relative to this genomic sequence to represent the inferred CDS: inserted 6 bases in 3 codons), whose product WLYSEIGLNEVNILNALLREACSLFEATPFLNLVSGNSMIAIYAQNGLAEEIMGIFIMMRRAGIVFDQATMLTVLQACGNMGVRNIVGSIHGFVSRFGLIANVTIATALLNLYVKLGCLAASSKVFGEIIYLDKVAWTAMXAHGYGKDAIKLFKVMVRSAQPDHVTFTRLLSACSHSGLVNEGKHYFKIMCEVYGVEQKLDHYSCMADLLGNSGLLTDGYDVIKCMPREPNSGVWGAPLGACRMYGNTELAKEVAERLFSLDTSYARNYIMMSNIYCAAGMWRDASKVRTSMKEMGLNRTAGCSFIEHGNKFHRFVVGDKSHPEADGIYKKLKELIGKIRKADFMSETEFVLHDVDEELKENMIXKHSEKLAMAFGLCFTATDYNKNLRICGDCHSMVKAVALIEKCTIIIQDSKRFHHLXHGLCSCRDYWCNIGNRGVMCKEFFD is encoded by the exons TGGCTTTACAGTGAAATTGGGCTAAATGAAGTGAATATCTTGAATGCACTTTTACGTGAAGCTTGTTCGTTATTTGAAGCAACTCCATTTCTGAATTTGGTGTCGGGGAATTCAATGATAGCAATTTACGCTCAAAATGGGCTTGCCGAGGAAATTATGGGAATTTTCATAATGATGAGAAGGGCTGGAATTGTGTTTGATCAAGCTACCATGTTGACTGTTCTTCAGGCTTGTGGAAACATGGGCGTGAGAAATATAGTTGGGAGTATTCATGGTTTTGTTTCAAGGTTTGGTTTAATTGCTAATGTGACCATTGCAACTGCACTTTTAAACTTGTATGTGAAGTTAGGGTGTTTAGCTGCTTCAAGTAAAGTTTTTGGAGAGATTATCTATTTAGATAAAGTGGCATGGACTGCCAT TGCGCATGGCTATGGAAAAGATGCAATAAAGCTCTTTAAAGTTATGGTGAGAAGTGCACAGCCTGATCATGTTACCTTCACTCGCTTGTTAAGTGCTTGTAGTCATTCAGGACTTGTCAACGAGGGGAAGCATTACTTCAAGATTATGTGTGAAGTTTACGGGGTAGAGCAAAAGTTAGATCATTATTCTTGCATGGCTGACCTTCTTGGCAACTCGGGACTTCTCACTGATGGATATGATGTGATTAAGTGCATGCCGAGAGAGCCAAATTCTGGTGTATGGGGTGCTCCTCTTGGTGCTTGCAGAATGTATGGTAATACTGAACTTGCAAAGGAAGTTGCAGAAAGATTATTTTCTCTAGATACATCATATGCCAGAAACTACATCATGATGTCGAATATATATTGTGCAGCTGGAATGTGGAGAGATGCCTCAAAAGTGAGGACATCAATGAAAGAGATGGGTCTCAACAGAACAGCTGGATGTAGTTTCATTGAGCATGGAAATAAATTCCATCGCTTTGTTGTGGGTGATAAATCTCACCCTGAGGCAGATGGGATATATAAGAAGTTGAAAGAATTAATTGGAAAGATAAGGAAAGCCGATTTCATGTCTGAAACAGAGTTTGTTTTACATGATGTTGATGAGGAGCTTAAAGAGAACATGAT AAAACATAGTGAAAAGTTAGCTATGGCATTTGGGCTTTGCTTCACTGCCACTGATTATAACAAAAACCTTAGAATATGCGGTGATTGTCATAGTATGGTAAAGGCTGTAGCACTGATTGAGAAGTGTACCATCATAATTCAAGATTCAAAGCGGTTTCATCACTT TCATGGATTATGTTCTTGTAGAGATTACTGGTGTAACATTGGAAACAGAGGAGTCATGTGTAAAGAATTCTTTGATTGA